Proteins encoded by one window of Cylindrospermum stagnale PCC 7417:
- a CDS encoding glycosyltransferase family 4 protein translates to MTTSSIRTLFITKEVPYPPVGGVSLRTWQNINIMMKFGPVGVFSASNWSPKNTSLPGVVNWKHANVALQRSTWEKLDLRLWWLHPRRHPDADWAFAKTAAEELDATLTEFQPDLVVVEEVWLYNYLTVVKSHKCHIIFDNHNVEASLWRQRHSGVTGLKSKLKAKIQLDHLQSIEGEFSRQVRQIWVCSEDDVSLIQQFYGQVAPTYVVPNGINVAHYDGVRSGESSPATGLEDTKRNILFLGQLSYSPNTVAAELLINQIYPRLQKLYPDSRLLLVGRNPTPSMLAAAQGEPGIIVTGSVPDVRPYLAAASMMVVPLLQGGGTRLKIIEAFAAGCPVVSTAKGAEGIKARDGEHLLIRNEVEELVEGVCQLWSNPSLGEKLARSAYELVQAEYSWEAVSRNIEQAVKQLF, encoded by the coding sequence GTGACAACTTCCTCAATTCGCACATTATTTATCACCAAAGAAGTGCCTTATCCACCAGTTGGCGGAGTAAGTTTACGTACGTGGCAAAACATCAATATTATGATGAAGTTTGGCCCCGTTGGCGTTTTTTCAGCTTCTAACTGGAGTCCTAAAAACACATCTCTACCAGGAGTTGTAAACTGGAAGCATGCCAATGTTGCCCTACAGCGCTCAACCTGGGAAAAACTAGACCTCCGGTTGTGGTGGCTGCACCCCCGCAGACATCCAGATGCAGACTGGGCTTTTGCAAAAACTGCTGCTGAGGAATTAGATGCAACCCTAACAGAATTTCAGCCAGACTTGGTAGTTGTCGAAGAAGTGTGGCTGTACAATTACCTGACTGTAGTCAAAAGTCATAAATGTCACATTATCTTCGACAATCATAACGTAGAAGCATCCCTGTGGCGGCAGCGACACAGTGGAGTAACAGGACTAAAATCAAAATTAAAAGCCAAAATTCAGCTAGACCATCTTCAATCTATCGAGGGAGAGTTTAGCCGCCAAGTTAGGCAAATATGGGTATGCAGCGAAGATGACGTTAGTTTAATTCAGCAATTTTATGGGCAAGTAGCACCCACTTACGTTGTACCTAACGGGATTAATGTAGCACACTACGACGGTGTGCGCTCCGGTGAAAGTAGCCCAGCGACTGGCTTGGAGGATACCAAACGGAATATACTTTTTCTGGGTCAGCTTTCATACTCACCGAATACAGTCGCGGCTGAGTTACTAATCAACCAAATTTACCCCCGGCTACAAAAGCTTTATCCAGACAGTCGTCTGCTGCTAGTGGGGCGCAATCCAACTCCGTCTATGCTAGCAGCAGCCCAGGGAGAGCCAGGAATTATTGTTACTGGCAGTGTACCAGATGTCCGACCTTATTTAGCTGCTGCCAGCATGATGGTTGTGCCATTACTTCAGGGTGGAGGCACACGCCTAAAAATTATTGAAGCCTTTGCTGCTGGTTGTCCTGTCGTCAGTACTGCCAAAGGTGCTGAGGGTATCAAAGCTAGAGACGGAGAACACCTGCTGATTAGAAATGAAGTGGAAGAGCTAGTTGAAGGAGTGTGTCAACTTTGGTCAAATCCTTCTTTGGGGGAAAAACTAGCTCGTTCCGCTTATGAACTGGTACAGGCAGAATACTCTTGGGAAGCGGTTAGTCGCAATATAGAGCAAGCTGTTAAGCAACTGTTTTGA